A genomic stretch from Microbacterium proteolyticum includes:
- a CDS encoding amidohydrolase family protein, translating into MTDVHAHLLMPGLHAEVERRVPDEVKAAADLELRRNGLPSLQASGRMIGERFPQLTSVDARLAAMDAQGVDRQWVSPSPNHFYPWANEGLATWATGEANRLIAEHVAAAPERLVGLGTVPLQHPHLVVDALDDAVLGRGLAGVEISSFAGDVELGDERLEPFWARAAELRAVVFLHPFGCSLDERLDRFYLSNTVGQPIENAVALSHLIFAGVLDRHPGLRLVAAHGGGYLPTAIGRSDRAWRVRPEAHGCAHAPSTYLSKLWFDTVVHDERALRWLVEVAGADRVLLGSDFPFDMGLDDPVAFVRGAGLPESDVTGILGANAAELLRTRVHA; encoded by the coding sequence ATCACCGACGTGCACGCGCACCTGCTCATGCCGGGGCTGCACGCCGAGGTCGAGCGCCGCGTGCCCGACGAGGTGAAGGCCGCGGCCGACCTCGAGCTGAGACGCAACGGGCTCCCGAGCCTGCAGGCCTCGGGCCGCATGATCGGCGAGCGCTTCCCGCAGCTGACCTCGGTCGACGCGCGCCTGGCCGCGATGGACGCGCAGGGCGTCGACCGGCAGTGGGTGAGCCCCTCGCCGAACCACTTCTACCCGTGGGCGAACGAGGGCCTGGCGACCTGGGCTACCGGCGAGGCGAACCGTCTGATCGCCGAGCACGTCGCTGCAGCGCCCGAACGGCTGGTCGGGCTCGGAACCGTGCCGCTGCAGCATCCGCACCTTGTCGTCGACGCGCTCGATGACGCGGTGCTCGGGCGCGGCCTGGCTGGTGTCGAGATCTCCTCGTTCGCCGGTGACGTGGAGCTCGGCGACGAGCGGCTCGAGCCGTTCTGGGCGCGGGCGGCGGAGCTGCGCGCCGTGGTGTTCCTCCACCCCTTCGGCTGCTCGCTCGACGAGCGTCTCGACCGGTTCTACCTCTCCAACACCGTGGGGCAGCCCATTGAGAACGCCGTCGCGCTGTCGCACCTCATCTTCGCCGGCGTGCTGGATCGGCATCCGGGCCTGCGCCTCGTCGCCGCGCACGGCGGCGGGTACCTGCCCACCGCGATCGGACGATCGGACCGCGCGTGGAGAGTGCGGCCCGAGGCGCACGGCTGCGCTCACGCGCCCTCGACCTACCTGTCGAAGCTGTGGTTCGACACCGTCGTCCACGACGAACGGGCCCTGCGCTGGCTCGTCGAGGTGGCCGGCGCCGACCGCGTGCTGCTCGGCAGCGACTTCCCCTTCGACATGGGGCTCGACGACCCCGTCGCCTTCGTGCGGGGGGCGGGCCTTCCGGAGTCGGACGTCACCGGCATCCTGGGCGCGAACGCCGCCGAGCTGCTGCGCACCCGGGTGCACGCGTGA
- a CDS encoding fumarylacetoacetate hydrolase family protein, whose translation MRIARWADGADVGEGFVVGDEVVPFPDGLRVAEVLAQGLSAAAALFERRDRSAARPLAEVRLLAPLVPASIRDFVAFEEHVEGVSASVDGKSEVVPEWYEAPTFYFTNPHTVRATGDVVAIPETQRLDVELELAVVIGAVPGSTGENLDAAAAASHIFGYTVMNDWSARDLQSREMKVRLGPAKGKDFAMTLGPWIVTADELEPYLDDDGFLAVRAELFINGELIGHDLVSNMGWPFPELVAYAARNSVVVPGDVLGSGTVGNGGCLGELWGRRGGLDPRPLEPGDEVRLVIEGVGEIVNVVGERVAAPSVARARGRSRARAR comes from the coding sequence GTGAGGATCGCGCGCTGGGCCGATGGCGCCGACGTGGGCGAGGGGTTCGTCGTCGGCGATGAGGTCGTGCCCTTCCCCGACGGTCTGCGCGTCGCGGAGGTGCTCGCGCAGGGGCTGTCGGCCGCTGCGGCGCTGTTCGAACGCCGGGACCGCTCCGCCGCGCGGCCGCTCGCCGAGGTGCGCCTGCTCGCCCCGCTCGTGCCCGCGTCGATCCGCGACTTCGTGGCCTTCGAGGAGCACGTGGAGGGCGTGAGCGCCTCGGTCGACGGCAAGAGCGAGGTCGTGCCCGAGTGGTACGAGGCGCCGACGTTCTACTTCACCAACCCGCACACCGTGCGGGCGACCGGAGATGTGGTCGCGATCCCCGAGACGCAGCGCCTCGACGTCGAACTCGAGCTGGCGGTCGTGATCGGCGCGGTGCCCGGCTCGACCGGCGAGAACCTGGATGCCGCAGCGGCGGCATCCCACATCTTCGGCTACACCGTGATGAACGACTGGTCGGCGCGCGATCTGCAGTCGCGCGAGATGAAGGTGCGCCTCGGCCCGGCCAAGGGCAAGGACTTCGCGATGACGCTGGGTCCGTGGATCGTCACGGCCGACGAACTGGAGCCGTACCTCGACGACGACGGCTTCCTCGCCGTGCGAGCCGAGCTGTTCATCAACGGCGAGCTGATCGGCCACGACCTCGTGTCGAACATGGGGTGGCCGTTCCCCGAGCTCGTCGCCTACGCCGCGCGCAACTCGGTGGTCGTGCCGGGTGACGTGCTGGGCTCGGGGACCGTGGGCAACGGCGGCTGCCTCGGCGAGCTGTGGGGCCGCCGCGGTGGGCTCGACCCGCGACCGCTCGAACCGGGCGATGAGGTGCGCCTCGTGATCGAGGGCGTGGGCGAGATCGTGAACGTCGTGGGGGAGCGGGTGGCGGCGCCGTCCGTGGCGCGGGCGCGGGGGCGCTCGCGAGCGCGGGCGCGATGA
- a CDS encoding SDR family NAD(P)-dependent oxidoreductase produces the protein MSTPGLTGNLFVVTGAAAGQGAAEARALARAGADVVAVDVAPEAPDLDESDRVTYRRLDVSSEEGWAALAAALAGRRVRGLVNNAGITHRARIGTLTRHDWDRVFAVNVTGAMLGIQALLPLMDAGSSIVNIGSVAGLTGHYTAAYTASKWALRGLTHACVTELGPRGIRVNLVHPGFIDTAMTASAPPAFRAANDSVIPLGRAGSADEVAGMVAFLLSDAAAFVTGAEITVDGGQTVSGAASVLSRALRPR, from the coding sequence ATGAGCACCCCCGGGCTCACCGGGAACCTGTTCGTCGTCACGGGGGCCGCCGCCGGACAGGGCGCCGCCGAGGCCCGCGCTCTCGCGCGTGCGGGCGCCGACGTGGTCGCGGTCGACGTCGCCCCCGAGGCCCCCGATCTCGACGAATCGGACCGCGTCACCTACCGCCGCCTCGACGTCTCATCGGAAGAGGGCTGGGCCGCGCTCGCCGCTGCGCTCGCGGGTCGCCGGGTGCGGGGCCTCGTGAACAATGCCGGGATCACGCATCGCGCCCGCATCGGCACGCTCACCCGGCACGACTGGGATCGCGTCTTCGCCGTCAATGTCACCGGGGCGATGCTCGGCATCCAGGCTCTTCTTCCGCTGATGGATGCCGGCTCGTCGATCGTCAACATCGGCTCGGTCGCGGGGCTCACCGGGCACTACACGGCGGCCTACACCGCCAGCAAGTGGGCGCTGCGCGGCCTCACGCACGCCTGCGTCACCGAGCTCGGTCCGCGCGGCATCCGGGTCAATCTCGTGCACCCCGGCTTCATCGACACGGCGATGACCGCGAGCGCCCCGCCGGCGTTCCGGGCCGCGAACGACTCCGTCATCCCGCTCGGTCGGGCGGGTTCCGCCGACGAGGTGGCGGGGATGGTGGCGTTCCTCCTGTCGGACGCGGCGGCCTTCGTCACGGGCGCGGAGATCACCGTCGACGGGGGTCAGACCGTGTCGGGAGCGGCATCCGTTCTTTCTCGCGCCCTGCGTCCACGGTGA
- a CDS encoding amidohydrolase, whose amino-acid sequence MSARHTVDPLEVYTAWGRARAEATVAEPVRRDRRGAGPSVHAAIAARVEQLRPELTALAVDLHANPEVGFEEVRSAARIADLLEAHGAEVERGAFALPTAFRATSGAGGAHFAVVAEYDALPGIGHACGHNVIAAIAAGAFLAASDVVRDGRISIIGAPAEEGGGGKELILRAGGFDDVDAAGMVHPSTGDDVGAILGGGTSGVRRLIATYHGRAGHAALSPYLGLNALDAVVTAYQSIAQLRQHILPVDRIHGIITDGGAAANVVPERASAEFLIRSDDIATLDVLVERVVAILEAAALSTGTRLDLDLDFVPAYLPLRPNVTLTERWATALERRGRVVPLRPRTARQGGPSTDMGNVSWFVPSIHPTLGLGAAPGVLPHNAAFADSTVQPAAFDALVDAAIALAGAAADFVSDEELRADVAAEFAATGGRRRVAP is encoded by the coding sequence ATGAGCGCTCGACACACCGTCGACCCCCTCGAGGTGTACACCGCGTGGGGCCGGGCCCGCGCGGAGGCCACCGTCGCGGAACCGGTCCGACGCGACCGCCGAGGCGCGGGGCCGTCGGTCCACGCCGCGATCGCCGCACGGGTCGAGCAGTTGCGTCCCGAGCTGACCGCCCTCGCGGTGGATCTGCACGCGAACCCCGAGGTCGGTTTCGAAGAGGTGCGCAGCGCCGCCCGGATCGCCGACCTGCTCGAGGCGCACGGGGCCGAGGTCGAGCGCGGCGCCTTCGCACTGCCCACGGCGTTCCGCGCCACCAGCGGAGCGGGCGGAGCGCACTTCGCCGTCGTCGCCGAGTACGACGCGCTTCCCGGGATCGGTCACGCGTGCGGCCACAACGTCATCGCGGCGATCGCCGCCGGCGCTTTCCTGGCGGCATCCGACGTCGTCCGCGACGGGCGCATCAGCATCATCGGCGCCCCCGCCGAAGAGGGCGGAGGGGGGAAAGAACTCATCCTCCGCGCCGGAGGCTTCGACGACGTCGATGCGGCGGGCATGGTTCACCCCTCGACGGGCGACGACGTCGGCGCGATCCTCGGCGGGGGCACCAGCGGCGTGCGCCGCCTCATCGCGACGTATCACGGCCGCGCCGGGCACGCGGCGCTCAGCCCCTACCTCGGCTTGAACGCCCTGGATGCCGTGGTCACGGCGTACCAGTCGATCGCTCAGCTGCGACAGCACATCCTGCCCGTCGACCGCATCCACGGCATCATCACCGACGGTGGCGCGGCGGCGAACGTCGTCCCCGAGCGCGCATCGGCGGAGTTCCTCATCCGCTCCGACGACATCGCCACCCTCGACGTCCTCGTCGAGCGGGTCGTCGCGATCCTCGAGGCGGCGGCGCTGTCGACCGGCACGCGGCTCGACCTCGACCTCGACTTCGTGCCCGCCTACCTCCCTCTCCGGCCGAACGTCACCCTCACGGAACGATGGGCGACGGCGCTGGAACGTCGGGGCCGCGTCGTGCCCCTCCGCCCGCGGACCGCCCGGCAAGGCGGCCCGTCGACCGACATGGGCAACGTCAGCTGGTTCGTGCCGTCGATCCACCCGACGCTGGGCCTGGGAGCGGCGCCCGGCGTCCTGCCCCACAACGCGGCCTTCGCCGACAGCACCGTGCAGCCGGCCGCCTTCGACGCCCTCGTGGATGCCGCAATCGCCCTGGCCGGGGCGGCGGCCGACTTCGTCTCGGACGAGGAGCTGCGCGCCGACGTCGCCGCGGAGTTCGCCGCCACCGGCGGTCGGCGGAGAGTGGCGCCGTGA
- a CDS encoding aldo/keto reductase codes for MSLAASPPHLDAPARAVLDLAGHRVSRVALGGARLTAGDGWGVPRDLDVPRGILRAALDAGIDHIDTADSLGPAVSEQIIGDVVGDRADVLVATKVGMLRPGPGEWGVLGRPDYLRQQVHASLSRLRRERIDLVYLHRIDPDYPLADQLGALQQLRRQGLIGHIGVSQPSATQLDEVLALEPDLAAVQSLYNVVARGDADLVRGLEQRGIPFLAYWPLLGRGIGADQHRALFAGLSAIGAPLGLDGAQVALAWIFTTAPGAGAVVGSRSSAHLAANARAAGIRLDAETLARIDHVVAREVGDTAFDPRRSKDEA; via the coding sequence GTGAGCCTCGCCGCCTCGCCGCCCCACCTCGACGCGCCCGCGCGCGCCGTCCTCGACCTCGCCGGACACCGTGTTTCTCGCGTCGCTCTCGGCGGGGCGCGGCTGACCGCCGGGGACGGGTGGGGCGTGCCCCGTGACCTCGACGTGCCCCGCGGCATCCTGCGGGCGGCCCTCGATGCCGGCATCGACCACATCGACACCGCCGACTCGCTCGGCCCCGCCGTCAGCGAGCAGATCATCGGCGACGTGGTGGGCGATCGCGCCGATGTGCTCGTGGCCACCAAGGTCGGGATGCTGCGGCCCGGTCCCGGGGAGTGGGGGGTGCTCGGTCGCCCCGACTACCTGCGACAGCAGGTGCACGCGAGCCTGTCGCGACTTCGTCGCGAGCGCATCGACCTGGTCTATCTACACCGCATCGATCCCGACTATCCGCTCGCCGATCAGCTCGGCGCGTTGCAGCAGCTGCGCCGCCAGGGGCTGATCGGGCATATCGGCGTCAGCCAGCCCTCCGCGACGCAGCTCGACGAGGTCCTCGCGCTCGAGCCCGACCTCGCCGCCGTTCAGAGCCTCTACAACGTCGTGGCGCGGGGCGACGCCGATCTCGTCCGCGGTCTCGAGCAGCGCGGCATCCCTTTCCTCGCGTACTGGCCGCTGCTGGGGCGCGGGATCGGCGCCGACCAGCACCGGGCGCTGTTCGCCGGCCTGTCCGCCATCGGCGCGCCGCTCGGCCTCGACGGCGCCCAGGTGGCCCTGGCCTGGATCTTCACCACGGCGCCCGGGGCGGGGGCGGTGGTGGGCAGTCGCTCCTCGGCCCATCTCGCGGCCAACGCGCGAGCCGCCGGCATCCGACTGGATGCCGAGACCTTGGCACGGATCGACCACGTCGTCGCTCGAGAAGTGGGCGATACGGCGTTCGATCCCCGACGATCGAAGGACGAGGCATGA
- a CDS encoding ABC transporter permease, whose amino-acid sequence MSFVLRRVGQALLVLVLAYTAAYLLLAALPGDAVIARYGSPELGLTPEQIEAIRQTLGADQPLVVQYARSIAGFVTGDFGYSVASGAAVSDLIATALPPTLTLAVLGLGLAILLAVTIAVTATYGAGRGLRRVFRGIPPLFVSLPVFWIGIILIQVFSFRLGLVPVIGANPVQALILPVITLAIPIAAPLAQVLMRSIDEVREQPFVAVVRARGASTSWLLWRNVARNALLPTLTMAGLLFGELVGGAVVTETVFARAGIGQLTAQAVANRDTPVLLAVVVISTVAFVVINLIVDLLYPVLDARLRTAGRTRGDGAPARIPDAAEHAVDELIEAEVGAPHAGSRGGDR is encoded by the coding sequence ATGTCCTTCGTCCTTCGTCGTGTGGGCCAGGCGCTGCTCGTGCTCGTCCTGGCCTACACGGCGGCCTATCTGCTCCTGGCCGCGCTCCCCGGCGACGCTGTCATCGCTCGGTACGGCAGCCCCGAGCTGGGCCTCACGCCCGAGCAGATCGAGGCCATCCGTCAGACTCTCGGGGCCGACCAGCCCCTCGTCGTGCAGTACGCCCGATCCATCGCGGGCTTCGTGACCGGCGACTTCGGGTATTCCGTCGCGAGCGGCGCGGCGGTCTCCGATCTGATCGCGACGGCGCTCCCGCCCACTCTCACCCTCGCCGTGCTCGGGCTCGGGCTCGCGATCCTGCTCGCGGTGACGATCGCCGTCACCGCGACGTACGGCGCCGGTCGCGGGCTCCGCCGGGTGTTCCGCGGCATCCCCCCGCTCTTCGTCTCCTTGCCGGTGTTCTGGATCGGCATCATCCTCATCCAGGTGTTCTCGTTCCGCCTGGGCCTGGTGCCGGTGATCGGTGCGAACCCCGTGCAGGCGCTGATCCTGCCCGTCATCACCCTGGCCATCCCCATCGCTGCGCCGCTGGCGCAGGTGCTCATGCGCTCCATCGACGAGGTGCGCGAACAACCGTTCGTGGCCGTGGTGCGCGCGCGGGGCGCGAGCACGTCATGGCTGCTCTGGCGCAACGTCGCCCGCAACGCGCTCCTGCCCACCTTGACCATGGCCGGCCTGCTCTTCGGCGAACTGGTCGGCGGCGCGGTCGTGACCGAGACGGTCTTCGCTCGTGCCGGCATCGGCCAGCTCACGGCGCAGGCCGTGGCCAACCGCGACACCCCCGTGCTGCTGGCCGTCGTGGTCATCTCGACGGTGGCGTTCGTCGTCATCAACCTGATCGTCGACCTCCTCTACCCCGTCCTCGACGCGCGACTGCGCACCGCCGGCCGTACGCGCGGCGATGGTGCCCCGGCCCGGATCCCGGATGCCGCCGAGCACGCCGTCGACGAGCTCATCGAGGCCGAGGTCGGCGCGCCGCACGCCGGCTCGAGAGGAGGAGATCGATGA
- a CDS encoding ABC transporter permease, which translates to MTAVTTADAVADGSGGRGPADAPPRRGIRWSVVASRAGFVVPSAIILIALLWSVLPGVFTAVDPLETVAPALQPPSAEHWFGTDATGRDLYARVVYGASQSILGALVAVLVGLVVGTAVGLTAGALGGAVDDVLMRVVDVLLAIPALLLSLSVVILLGFGTTSAAVAVGVTSIAVFARLARSRVVSVRVTDYVEAAYGSGGTFFGILWRHILPNSLTPVIALAALQFGSAILQISTLGFLGYGAPPPTPEWGLLIAEGRNYVATAWWLTVLPGVVVVLVVLATNRLSQALRGGDAA; encoded by the coding sequence ATGACCGCTGTGACAACCGCGGACGCCGTCGCCGACGGGTCCGGTGGGAGAGGCCCCGCCGATGCGCCGCCCCGCCGCGGCATCCGGTGGAGCGTCGTCGCCTCCCGCGCCGGGTTCGTCGTGCCCTCGGCGATCATCCTGATCGCCCTGCTGTGGTCGGTTCTCCCGGGGGTGTTCACCGCGGTGGACCCCCTGGAGACCGTGGCGCCCGCTCTGCAGCCGCCGAGCGCGGAGCACTGGTTCGGCACCGATGCCACGGGCCGAGACCTCTATGCGCGCGTCGTCTACGGCGCATCGCAGTCGATCCTCGGCGCCCTCGTCGCGGTGCTCGTGGGACTCGTCGTCGGAACGGCCGTGGGGCTGACCGCCGGTGCGCTGGGCGGCGCGGTCGACGACGTCCTCATGCGGGTGGTCGACGTCCTGTTGGCGATCCCGGCGCTGCTGCTGTCACTGAGCGTCGTCATCCTGCTCGGTTTCGGCACCACCAGCGCCGCGGTCGCCGTGGGCGTCACCTCGATCGCCGTCTTCGCGCGACTGGCCCGCTCTCGCGTGGTCAGCGTGCGCGTGACCGATTACGTCGAGGCGGCCTACGGTTCGGGCGGCACGTTCTTCGGCATCCTGTGGCGTCACATCCTGCCCAATTCGCTCACGCCGGTCATCGCGCTCGCCGCGCTGCAGTTCGGCTCGGCCATCCTGCAGATCTCGACGCTCGGCTTCCTGGGCTACGGCGCGCCGCCGCCCACGCCGGAATGGGGTCTGCTGATCGCCGAGGGCCGCAACTACGTCGCCACCGCCTGGTGGCTCACCGTGCTGCCGGGAGTCGTCGTCGTCCTCGTCGTGCTGGCGACGAACCGCCTCAGCCAGGCTCTTCGAGGAGGGGATGCCGCATGA
- a CDS encoding dipeptide ABC transporter ATP-binding protein: protein MSAQPLLSIRDLAVSYRTRRGEVDAVRGVSFDVEAGSVTALVGESGSGKSTVAQSVIGLLATNGRVTGGSIRLSERTDGPTELVGLGERSWRRLRGRCIGLIPQDPGNSLNPVATIGWSVGEALRIHGWRDSAKIRARVIDLLERVGIDEPEVRARQYPHELSGGMRQRVLIAAALALQPELIIADEPTSALDVTVQRTVLDLLDELRAETGTGVLFITHDLAVAADRSDALVVMQGGRVHETGPTAQVLAAPSSAYTRTLLADAPSLARVVERVPPSPASTPGAVPLVEVAGVTQEFRRAGRSPLVAVDDVSFTVARGTTHALVGESGSGKTTTGRSIAGFTKPTRGVIRVGGTEVTSLRGRRTHRAFHRTTQLVYQNPYASLDPRQSIAQILTEPLRNFGIGSRSERADRVAHHLSLVALAPEIANRHPRELSGGQRQRVAIARALIVEPELIVLDEAVSALDVTVQAQILRLLARLQAELGVTYVFISHDLAVVRQIADTVSVLRRGRQVEYGRADAVFDDPQHAYTRELLAAIPGASLRDSGAPPTHAAVAAGLEQKDDVPA, encoded by the coding sequence ATGAGCGCGCAACCGCTGCTGTCCATCCGCGACCTCGCCGTGTCCTACCGCACGCGTCGCGGCGAGGTCGATGCCGTTCGCGGAGTCTCGTTCGACGTCGAGGCGGGATCGGTCACAGCGCTCGTGGGCGAGTCCGGTTCCGGCAAGAGCACCGTCGCCCAGTCGGTGATCGGGCTGCTCGCCACGAACGGCCGCGTCACCGGCGGCAGCATCCGTCTGTCGGAGCGCACCGACGGCCCGACCGAGCTGGTGGGTCTCGGCGAGCGGAGCTGGCGCCGCTTGCGCGGACGGTGCATCGGTCTCATCCCCCAGGATCCCGGCAACTCCCTCAACCCGGTGGCCACCATCGGGTGGAGCGTCGGCGAAGCTCTCCGCATCCACGGTTGGAGGGACTCCGCCAAGATCCGCGCCCGCGTGATCGATCTGCTCGAGCGTGTCGGCATCGACGAGCCCGAGGTGCGGGCGCGGCAGTATCCGCACGAGCTCTCCGGCGGCATGCGCCAACGCGTGCTCATCGCCGCGGCACTCGCCCTCCAGCCCGAGTTGATCATCGCCGACGAGCCGACGAGCGCTCTGGACGTGACGGTGCAGCGCACGGTCCTCGACCTGCTCGACGAGCTGCGGGCCGAGACGGGCACCGGCGTCCTGTTCATCACCCACGATCTCGCGGTCGCCGCCGACCGCTCCGACGCCCTCGTCGTCATGCAGGGCGGCCGGGTGCACGAGACCGGCCCGACGGCCCAGGTCCTGGCGGCGCCGTCCTCGGCGTACACGCGAACGCTCCTCGCCGACGCCCCGTCGCTCGCCCGTGTCGTCGAACGGGTCCCGCCCTCCCCGGCATCCACCCCCGGTGCGGTGCCACTGGTCGAGGTCGCGGGCGTGACCCAGGAGTTCCGCCGAGCGGGGCGGTCCCCGCTGGTCGCGGTGGACGACGTCTCGTTCACCGTCGCGCGCGGCACGACGCACGCGCTGGTCGGGGAGTCGGGATCGGGCAAGACCACGACCGGTCGATCCATCGCGGGCTTCACCAAGCCGACGCGGGGTGTGATCCGCGTCGGCGGCACGGAGGTCACCTCGTTGCGCGGCCGTCGGACGCATCGCGCCTTCCACCGCACCACCCAGTTGGTGTACCAGAACCCGTACGCCTCGCTCGACCCGCGCCAGAGCATCGCGCAGATCCTGACCGAACCCCTGCGGAACTTCGGCATCGGCTCGCGCTCCGAGCGGGCCGATCGCGTCGCGCATCACCTGTCGCTCGTGGCCCTGGCGCCGGAGATCGCGAACCGTCACCCCCGGGAGCTCTCCGGCGGTCAGCGCCAGCGCGTGGCCATCGCCCGGGCCCTGATCGTGGAGCCCGAGTTGATCGTGCTGGACGAGGCGGTGTCGGCGCTCGACGTCACGGTCCAGGCGCAGATCCTGCGTCTGCTCGCCCGCCTGCAGGCCGAGCTGGGCGTGACGTACGTGTTCATCTCGCACGACCTCGCGGTCGTCCGTCAGATCGCCGACACCGTCTCCGTCCTGCGGCGCGGCCGACAGGTCGAGTACGGCCGTGCCGATGCGGTGTTCGACGACCCGCAGCACGCGTACACGCGTGAGCTGCTCGCTGCCATCCCCGGCGCTTCCCTGCGTGACAGCGGCGCCCCACCGACCCACGCGGCAGTCGCCGCCGGTCTCGAACAGAAGGACGACGTGCCCGCATGA
- a CDS encoding putative FMN-dependent luciferase-like monooxygenase, giving the protein MNAPRLGFFSRVLEHASAADRYRFAVEQIAHAERSGFASAWIAQHHFGENEGGMPSPFVLLAAAAQRTSRIALATGVVTLPLDDPLRVAEDAAVLDQLSGGRVQLGLATGGTPSSFAAFGRESDRRREIFADHLEVLLDALEGRGVRGSQSRIYPHAGDLSERIWQATFSVDGGRRAGQRGDGLLLSRTQPRAADAPSAPLHDLQLPIIEAYRASLPHGAPVRVLASRTALVVDPENRTRALELAGDGLRHLARTVLGIDTDGVALDDLVRLTDTHVGTVDEVVASLSADRTLAEASDVSFQVHSIAATHELTLRSLELLADEVAPRLGFAVGPDAATDLQRAHRPFAAASTSSEGPA; this is encoded by the coding sequence ATGAACGCCCCCCGTCTCGGGTTCTTCAGTCGTGTGCTCGAACACGCCTCTGCCGCTGACCGCTACCGTTTCGCGGTGGAGCAGATCGCGCACGCGGAGCGCAGCGGCTTCGCGTCCGCCTGGATCGCGCAGCACCACTTCGGGGAGAACGAGGGCGGGATGCCGTCGCCCTTCGTCCTTCTCGCCGCCGCCGCGCAGCGGACGAGCCGCATCGCGCTCGCGACCGGCGTCGTGACCCTCCCGCTGGACGACCCCCTGCGTGTGGCCGAGGACGCCGCGGTGCTCGACCAGCTCAGCGGCGGACGCGTCCAACTCGGGCTCGCGACCGGCGGGACTCCGTCGTCGTTCGCGGCCTTCGGGCGCGAGTCGGATCGCCGGCGCGAGATCTTCGCCGATCACCTCGAGGTCCTCCTCGACGCCCTGGAGGGGCGGGGCGTGCGCGGTTCGCAATCGCGCATCTACCCGCACGCCGGCGACCTCTCGGAGCGCATCTGGCAGGCCACGTTCTCGGTGGACGGCGGCCGGCGCGCGGGTCAGCGGGGCGACGGCCTGTTGTTGTCGCGCACGCAGCCCCGCGCGGCGGACGCGCCGTCGGCGCCCCTGCATGATCTGCAGCTGCCCATCATCGAGGCCTACCGCGCGTCGCTGCCGCACGGAGCGCCCGTGCGGGTGCTCGCCTCCCGGACGGCACTCGTGGTCGACCCGGAGAATCGAACCCGCGCGCTCGAGCTCGCGGGCGACGGGCTGCGTCACCTGGCCCGGACGGTGCTCGGCATCGACACCGACGGAGTCGCGCTCGACGACCTCGTGCGTCTCACCGACACCCATGTCGGCACGGTGGACGAGGTCGTCGCGTCCCTGTCCGCCGATCGGACGCTCGCCGAGGCGAGCGACGTGTCGTTCCAGGTGCACTCGATCGCGGCGACGCACGAGCTGACCCTCCGTTCGCTCGAGCTGCTGGCGGACGAGGTCGCTCCCCGGCTCGGATTCGCCGTCGGACCGGATGCCGCAACCGACCTCCAGCGCGCGCACCGGCCGTTCGCCGCTGCATCCACTTCCTCGGAAGGCCCCGCATGA
- a CDS encoding CMD domain protein translates to MSTTTADIIDLLAGIAPGDALDGVRRQRAQARENAQRSFEALLEPDDPGTFSLAERYAVAVFVSQLHGFDAATAFYGDVLGDESPELAPIVTTAATAAAATGPFGSYREPRLEPESTDGPRWTPDAAVAGELGKRLAAALAHAHLLVFRPREARSEALRALVDAGWDPDAIVSLSQLVAFLTFQLRVAWGLRVLAEAAPAASVAEGV, encoded by the coding sequence ATGAGCACGACCACCGCCGACATCATCGACCTCCTGGCCGGTATCGCGCCCGGCGACGCACTCGACGGTGTCCGCCGTCAGCGCGCCCAGGCGCGCGAGAACGCCCAGCGCAGCTTCGAGGCCCTGCTGGAGCCGGACGATCCGGGCACCTTCTCTCTCGCGGAGCGGTATGCCGTGGCGGTCTTCGTCTCGCAGCTGCACGGCTTCGACGCAGCCACGGCGTTCTACGGCGACGTGCTGGGCGATGAGAGTCCCGAGCTGGCTCCGATCGTCACCACGGCTGCGACCGCCGCCGCGGCGACCGGCCCGTTCGGGTCGTACCGTGAACCGCGCCTCGAGCCGGAATCGACGGACGGTCCGCGATGGACACCGGATGCCGCGGTCGCCGGCGAGCTCGGTAAGCGGCTGGCCGCGGCGCTCGCGCACGCGCACCTGCTCGTGTTCCGGCCCCGCGAGGCGCGCAGCGAGGCTCTGCGGGCGCTCGTGGATGCCGGGTGGGACCCGGACGCCATCGTCTCGCTGTCGCAGCTGGTCGCCTTCCTCACGTTCCAGCTGCGCGTCGCGTGGGGGCTGAGAGTGCTGGCCGAGGCCGCCCCCGCCGCATCCGTCGCCGAAGGAGTCTGA